A genomic stretch from Corynebacterium terpenotabidum Y-11 includes:
- a CDS encoding SDR family oxidoreductase, whose amino-acid sequence MNDVVLVTGAAGGMGAAVARLLLDAPDPASRPTSLILADRDSSALDAVVDRLRTTAPQDVGITAVTCDVSDTVAVDSLLAGAAAAGRLTRVIHGAGVLGPGDTVAQTDPADFDRVFAVNARGTFLVTSAAARVMLDQGTTTGGQEDRSITVIASNAAGVPRHGMGVYAASKAAASAVTRSLGLEVAGAGIRCNVVNPGSTDTAMQRDYWGDDAAAGLTRVLGGDLATARLGIPLGRIATPEDVAEVVVFLSSPAARHVVLQEIYVDGGATLHA is encoded by the coding sequence GTGAATGATGTTGTACTGGTGACCGGGGCGGCCGGAGGCATGGGTGCAGCCGTGGCACGTCTGCTCCTCGACGCCCCGGACCCCGCGTCCCGCCCCACCTCCCTGATTCTCGCCGACCGGGACTCCTCGGCCCTGGACGCCGTGGTCGACCGGCTGCGGACGACCGCGCCGCAGGACGTCGGAATCACTGCCGTGACCTGTGATGTCTCGGACACCGTCGCCGTGGATTCCCTCCTCGCCGGGGCGGCTGCCGCCGGTCGGCTCACCCGGGTCATCCACGGGGCCGGCGTGCTCGGTCCGGGCGACACCGTCGCACAGACGGACCCGGCAGACTTCGACCGGGTCTTCGCCGTCAACGCCCGGGGCACCTTCCTCGTCACCTCCGCCGCTGCCCGCGTCATGCTGGACCAGGGCACCACCACCGGTGGACAGGAAGACCGCTCGATCACGGTGATCGCCTCGAACGCCGCCGGCGTTCCCCGGCACGGCATGGGCGTCTATGCCGCATCGAAGGCCGCCGCGTCCGCGGTGACCCGCAGTCTCGGCCTCGAGGTCGCCGGGGCCGGGATCCGCTGCAATGTCGTCAACCCCGGGTCAACGGACACCGCTATGCAGCGGGACTACTGGGGGGACGACGCCGCGGCAGGCCTGACCCGGGTTCTCGGTGGCGACCTCGCCACTGCCCGGCTCGGCATCCCACTGGGCCGGATCGCCACCCCGGAGGACGTCGCCGAGGTCGTCGTCTTCCTGTCGTCACCGGCGGCACGCCATGTCGTCCTGCAGGAGATCTACGTCGACGGAGGAGCCACACTTCATGCCTGA
- a CDS encoding nicotinamide mononucleotide transporter family protein: MSGSLITSLLDAQWTIGDTSILWREIIGNGFGIASAVGGMRRVIWAWPVGIIGNILLFTVFLGGVFHTPQDLDLYGQAGRQVMFLIVSSYGWWQWHRAKTAGLREPAQADPSRSILSEPADTYEAVQPHWASARERVFMAVVAVVGTCGFAWLFSALGSWGPWSDAWIFTGSLLATLGMARGWTEFWLIWIAVDLVGVPLLFSAGYYPSALLYLIYAVFVIWGFVVWLKVQRETQARARVEGPPTAADTTGQRTVRTAQRH; encoded by the coding sequence ATGTCCGGATCATTGATCACCTCACTGCTTGACGCGCAGTGGACCATCGGAGACACCTCCATCCTCTGGCGCGAGATCATCGGCAACGGTTTCGGCATCGCCTCCGCAGTCGGCGGCATGCGCCGCGTCATCTGGGCCTGGCCGGTGGGGATCATCGGCAATATCCTGTTGTTCACGGTCTTCCTCGGTGGCGTCTTCCACACCCCGCAGGACCTCGACCTCTACGGCCAGGCCGGTCGTCAGGTGATGTTCCTCATCGTCAGCAGCTACGGCTGGTGGCAGTGGCACCGGGCAAAGACCGCCGGACTGCGCGAACCTGCCCAGGCCGATCCATCCCGGTCGATCCTCTCGGAACCGGCGGACACCTACGAAGCGGTTCAACCGCACTGGGCATCTGCCAGGGAGCGGGTGTTCATGGCCGTCGTCGCCGTCGTGGGGACCTGCGGTTTCGCCTGGTTGTTCTCCGCCCTGGGCTCGTGGGGCCCCTGGTCGGATGCCTGGATCTTCACCGGATCCCTGCTCGCCACCCTCGGCATGGCCCGCGGCTGGACCGAGTTCTGGCTGATCTGGATCGCCGTGGACCTGGTGGGCGTCCCCCTGCTGTTCTCCGCCGGCTACTACCCCAGCGCCCTGCTGTACCTCATCTACGCCGTCTTCGTGATCTGGGGCTTCGTCGTATGGCTCAAGGTCCAGCGTGAGACTCAGGCCCGCGCCCGCGTGGAGGGACCGCCGACGGCCGCCGACACCACCGGCCAGCGCACGGTACGCACCGCTCAGCGGCACTGA
- a CDS encoding TetR/AcrR family transcriptional regulator, whose product MSNTPSSLREQKKEETRRALARAAAELLLSEGSDGMTVAAIAGRAGVSTRTFHNYFPRREDALLTFIEHTLGEWRAQVEQSPDGEHPLDTMHRIIAGRLGAGPDAGPEDPTDPLDPGSLLNLMSIGDHLRMTTGPADKQRVLHLTDGLLETLYRRPGHSLTRQAMSLLMFSSLAAGAIAVEADHRAAARGDGGQVRRPWLSRGAGDDRSSAEVLDEGFDLLRSGFSE is encoded by the coding sequence GTGTCTAACACCCCGTCGTCCCTCCGGGAGCAGAAGAAGGAGGAGACCCGGCGCGCACTCGCCCGGGCCGCTGCCGAGCTGTTGCTCTCCGAAGGAAGTGACGGAATGACCGTGGCCGCGATCGCCGGCCGAGCCGGCGTCTCCACGCGGACCTTCCACAACTACTTCCCCCGCCGTGAGGACGCCCTGCTCACCTTCATCGAGCACACGCTCGGGGAATGGCGGGCACAGGTGGAACAGTCCCCGGACGGTGAACACCCGTTGGACACCATGCACCGGATCATCGCCGGGCGGCTCGGCGCCGGTCCGGACGCCGGACCTGAGGATCCGACCGACCCGCTCGACCCCGGTTCCCTGCTCAACCTCATGTCCATCGGGGACCACCTCAGGATGACGACAGGACCGGCGGACAAACAGCGGGTTCTGCACCTGACGGACGGACTCCTGGAAACTCTGTACCGCCGCCCGGGGCATTCCCTGACCCGCCAGGCGATGTCACTGCTCATGTTCTCCTCCCTCGCCGCCGGCGCCATCGCCGTGGAGGCCGACCATCGGGCCGCCGCTCGCGGCGACGGTGGGCAGGTCCGGCGCCCGTGGCTGTCCCGGGGCGCCGGGGACGACCGGAGTTCCGCAGAAGTCCTCGACGAGGGATTCGATCTGCTGCGCTCGGGCTTCTCCGAGTAG
- a CDS encoding isochorismatase family protein — MATDLPASITYRMPTAWPDPVVDWTPDPGRSALLIHDMQRHFLKPFDPAEEPMTTLVPNTVALAARAREVGIPVFYTAQPSDQPLEKRALLNDYWGPGLTGDAYGAEIIDELTPADGDRVLTKWRYSAYAYTDLADRLVALGRDQLVISGVYASIGCSVTAVESFMCGVQPFLVADALGDFTATEHRLALQWTGRRAGVVLDTATVLGHWS, encoded by the coding sequence GTGGCCACTGACCTGCCTGCCTCCATCACCTACCGGATGCCCACCGCCTGGCCGGACCCGGTGGTCGACTGGACCCCGGACCCGGGACGTTCCGCGCTGCTCATCCATGACATGCAGCGGCACTTCCTGAAGCCCTTCGACCCGGCCGAGGAACCGATGACCACACTGGTGCCCAACACGGTGGCGCTCGCGGCCCGGGCCCGTGAGGTCGGCATCCCGGTGTTCTACACCGCCCAGCCCTCCGACCAGCCGCTGGAGAAGCGTGCACTGCTCAACGACTACTGGGGCCCCGGTCTCACCGGTGACGCCTACGGTGCGGAGATCATCGACGAACTCACCCCGGCCGACGGTGACCGGGTACTGACCAAGTGGCGGTACTCCGCCTACGCCTACACCGATCTCGCCGACCGGTTGGTGGCCCTGGGCCGGGACCAGCTGGTCATCAGCGGCGTCTACGCCTCCATCGGCTGTTCGGTCACCGCGGTCGAGTCCTTCATGTGCGGTGTCCAGCCGTTCCTCGTCGCCGATGCGCTGGGGGACTTCACCGCCACCGAGCACCGGTTGGCACTGCAGTGGACGGGACGGAGGGCGGGCGTGGTGCTCGACACCGCCACGGTGCTCGGGCACTGGTCCTGA
- a CDS encoding MMPL family transporter, giving the protein MAKLLYRIGRSAYLHRWRFIAVWLIILIGAGTAAATLMRSTSESMTIPGMQSLETNDKVMEIFGGSDALNAPSGTVVVRAPEGKTLSDSDVKADLDALIADLQSSTALTATDEIVDPVTAAAGMEQQFTEAKTPQLEAQGLSDKEIEAALAADLADLSPLSEDGRTGTFTILFNGESTMDIEADDITAVTDLIDDATTDNLDISYAGNAFQTTEVGGTAEIIGIIVAALILIVTFGSFVAAGLPLISAIVGLGIGIALIYAGTAFTDSINSTTPTLASMIGLAVGIDYALFIVSRFRNELISYVGGNDLEPKELAQKLKGISHQERAHLAGLAVGKAGSAVCFAGLTVLIALTALSIINIPFLTAMALAAALTVAIAVIVAVSFLPAVLGAFGTKVFAARAPWVKAPDPENEKPTMGLSWVRMIRKRPAVFLITGGLILILFAIPVFQMRLAMPTDGTSKLGSPQRTAYEWIDEGFGPGRNAQMVGLVEAAEGTSTDDAAAVYGAAVQDISAIDGVKHAQIIQMTEDSSAAQLLITPENGATDAATSETLQAIRDAEAAFAAETGASYEITGATAIYDDISDRLSSVLIPYVAIVVVLAFLLLMIVFRSLWVPLIAALGFALSVAATFGVTVGIWQEGWFGITNDPQPLLSFLPIMLIGIVFGLAMDYQVFLVTRMREGYVHGKTAGDAVSNGFKHGARVVTAAALIMMSVFAAFILMDEQLIKVMGSALALAVFFDAFIVRMTIVPATLFLLGDRAWTLPAWLDKIIPKVDVEGEGLVGMTAPEAEKSSV; this is encoded by the coding sequence ATGGCTAAACTCCTCTACCGGATCGGACGATCCGCATACCTCCACCGCTGGCGATTCATCGCCGTCTGGCTCATCATCCTCATCGGCGCCGGCACCGCCGCAGCCACGCTGATGAGGAGCACCTCCGAATCCATGACCATCCCCGGCATGCAGTCGCTGGAGACCAATGACAAGGTCATGGAGATCTTCGGCGGCTCAGATGCACTCAACGCCCCCAGCGGAACTGTCGTCGTCCGGGCACCGGAAGGCAAGACGCTCAGCGACTCTGACGTCAAGGCCGACCTTGACGCCCTGATCGCCGACCTCCAGAGCAGCACTGCGCTCACCGCGACGGACGAGATCGTCGACCCGGTGACCGCCGCCGCTGGCATGGAACAGCAGTTCACCGAAGCCAAGACTCCGCAGCTCGAAGCCCAGGGCCTCAGCGACAAGGAGATCGAGGCCGCACTCGCCGCCGACCTGGCCGACCTGTCGCCACTCAGCGAGGACGGCCGTACCGGCACCTTCACCATCCTCTTCAACGGCGAGAGCACGATGGACATCGAGGCCGACGACATCACCGCCGTCACCGACCTCATCGACGACGCCACCACCGACAATCTCGACATCTCCTATGCCGGCAATGCGTTCCAGACCACCGAGGTCGGCGGCACCGCCGAGATCATCGGCATCATCGTCGCCGCTCTGATCCTCATCGTGACCTTCGGTTCCTTCGTCGCCGCCGGCCTTCCGCTGATCAGTGCGATCGTCGGTCTCGGCATCGGCATCGCCCTCATCTACGCCGGCACCGCCTTCACCGACAGCATCAACTCCACCACCCCGACCCTCGCCTCGATGATCGGTCTGGCCGTCGGTATCGACTACGCCCTGTTCATCGTCTCCAGGTTCAGGAACGAACTCATCTCGTATGTCGGCGGCAATGACCTGGAACCGAAGGAACTGGCCCAGAAGCTCAAGGGGATCAGTCACCAGGAACGTGCCCACCTCGCCGGTCTCGCGGTCGGCAAGGCCGGTTCCGCGGTCTGCTTCGCCGGTCTCACCGTGCTCATCGCTCTGACCGCCCTGTCGATCATCAACATCCCCTTCCTCACCGCCATGGCCCTGGCCGCCGCGCTCACCGTGGCGATCGCCGTCATCGTGGCCGTCAGCTTCCTGCCCGCAGTCCTCGGCGCCTTCGGCACCAAGGTCTTCGCCGCCCGCGCTCCGTGGGTGAAGGCCCCGGACCCGGAGAACGAGAAGCCGACCATGGGCCTGAGCTGGGTCCGCATGATCCGGAAGCGTCCGGCGGTCTTCCTGATCACCGGCGGCCTCATCCTCATCCTCTTCGCGATTCCCGTCTTCCAGATGCGACTGGCCATGCCGACCGACGGCACCTCCAAGCTCGGTAGCCCGCAGCGCACCGCCTACGAGTGGATCGACGAGGGCTTCGGCCCCGGCCGCAACGCTCAGATGGTCGGTCTCGTCGAAGCCGCCGAGGGCACCTCCACCGACGATGCCGCCGCCGTCTACGGCGCAGCCGTGCAGGACATCAGCGCGATCGACGGCGTGAAGCACGCTCAGATCATCCAGATGACCGAGGACAGCTCCGCCGCCCAGTTGCTCATCACCCCGGAGAACGGTGCCACCGACGCCGCGACCAGCGAGACCCTGCAGGCCATCCGCGATGCTGAAGCCGCCTTTGCCGCCGAGACCGGTGCCAGCTATGAGATCACCGGCGCCACCGCGATCTACGACGACATCTCCGACCGGCTGTCCAGCGTCCTCATCCCCTACGTCGCCATCGTCGTCGTGCTCGCCTTCCTCCTCCTGATGATCGTCTTCCGCTCACTGTGGGTGCCGCTCATCGCCGCCCTCGGTTTCGCCCTGTCGGTCGCCGCGACCTTCGGCGTCACCGTGGGGATCTGGCAGGAAGGCTGGTTCGGGATCACCAATGACCCGCAGCCGCTGCTGTCGTTCCTGCCGATCATGCTCATCGGTATCGTCTTCGGTCTCGCGATGGACTACCAGGTCTTCCTCGTGACCCGGATGCGCGAGGGATACGTCCACGGCAAGACCGCCGGTGACGCCGTCTCCAACGGCTTCAAGCACGGTGCCCGCGTGGTCACCGCCGCCGCACTGATCATGATGTCGGTCTTCGCCGCCTTCATCCTCATGGACGAACAGCTCATCAAGGTGATGGGCTCGGCCCTGGCCCTGGCCGTGTTCTTCGACGCCTTTATCGTCCGCATGACGATCGTCCCCGCGACGTTGTTCCTGCTCGGTGACCGGGCCTGGACCCTACCGGCGTGGCTCGACAAGATCATCCCCAAGGTCGATGTCGAGGGCGAGGGCCTGGTGGGCATGACCGCCCCCGAGGCGGAGAAGTCCAGTGTCTAA
- a CDS encoding isochorismate synthase — protein sequence MPDTTPTTVTRPESAPVLPPLTAASRGDFTFRRGVTGVRVPADRLSPVDGWAPGRTVVGALPFDHRDGSTDRLYTTDLPLTLGSLTAGAAHDLTGDGVHTAMVDTGAEETYTGAVRAALDAMGEDGALNKVVLGRSVRATLDRVPDWESLLRRLSARNRNAWVFSVPLGTADSDRAFLGASPELLLSRRGDRIISHPLAGSVPRSSDPEEDRRRAERLTGSAKDHYEHAFVVDMIAETLGPWCAELDIPAQPELLATDKMWHLGTRITGRLKDAGAAGTDALSLARLLHPTPAVAGVPTRPAMDRIRDLEPVDRRYFAGTAGWCDADGDGDWVVSIRSAEFDGDRVTAWAGAGIVDGSDPDSEYTETGAKLRTVLEGLGIVPAIPDAMPHYPHQSRERVRGH from the coding sequence ATGCCTGACACCACCCCTACCACGGTCACCCGTCCGGAGTCCGCGCCCGTCCTGCCGCCACTCACCGCCGCCAGCCGCGGCGACTTCACCTTCCGACGCGGGGTCACCGGGGTCCGCGTCCCCGCCGACCGGCTCAGCCCGGTCGACGGCTGGGCGCCGGGCCGCACCGTCGTCGGTGCACTGCCGTTCGACCACCGGGACGGCAGCACTGACCGGCTCTACACGACCGACCTGCCGCTGACCCTCGGCAGTCTCACCGCCGGTGCGGCCCATGACCTCACCGGAGACGGCGTCCACACCGCCATGGTGGACACCGGTGCCGAGGAGACCTACACCGGTGCGGTCCGGGCGGCCCTCGACGCGATGGGGGAGGACGGCGCCCTCAACAAGGTCGTGCTCGGCCGGTCGGTGCGCGCCACCCTCGACCGGGTACCGGACTGGGAGTCGCTGCTGCGTCGGCTGTCGGCCCGGAACCGCAACGCCTGGGTCTTCTCCGTGCCACTGGGTACGGCCGACAGTGACCGTGCATTCCTCGGTGCCAGCCCGGAACTGCTGCTCAGCCGCCGTGGTGACCGGATCATCAGCCACCCCCTGGCCGGGTCCGTCCCGCGCAGCTCCGACCCCGAGGAGGACCGGCGTCGGGCGGAGCGGCTCACCGGGTCTGCGAAGGACCACTACGAACACGCCTTCGTCGTCGACATGATCGCCGAGACCCTCGGACCCTGGTGCGCTGAACTCGACATCCCCGCACAGCCGGAGCTGCTGGCCACCGACAAGATGTGGCACCTCGGCACCCGCATCACCGGCCGGTTGAAGGATGCGGGCGCCGCCGGGACCGACGCCCTCTCCCTGGCCCGGTTGCTGCACCCGACCCCGGCGGTCGCCGGCGTCCCGACCAGGCCCGCCATGGACCGGATCCGGGACCTCGAACCGGTGGACCGCCGGTATTTCGCAGGGACCGCCGGCTGGTGCGACGCCGATGGCGACGGTGACTGGGTCGTTTCAATCCGGTCCGCGGAGTTCGACGGTGACCGGGTCACCGCCTGGGCCGGCGCCGGCATCGTCGACGGCTCCGATCCGGACTCGGAGTACACCGAGACCGGGGCGAAGCTCCGGACCGTCCTGGAGGGGCTCGGGATCGTCCCCGCCATCCCGGACGCCATGCCCCACTATCCGCACCAGTCCAGGGAGCGCGTCCGTGGCCACTGA